One window from the genome of Enterobacteriaceae bacterium Kacie_13 encodes:
- a CDS encoding dGTPase, translating to MSGIDFKTKFNFQRPFSSPIEARDEYDVVRQFESDRGRIINSAAIRRLQQKTQVFPLEKNAAVRSRLTHSMEVQQVGRHIAKEVLHRLRRQGKFDSYGLTDVTDPFESVVEMACLMHDIGNPPFGHFGESAINNWFGKRMDTASCGREYQVTDACTIACLRLEKSAEPLNELRSKIRHDLSNFEGNAQAIRLVFTLLKLNLTYSQTACILKYTRPAYSTEKLPSHDYLMKKPGFYLAEEPFIQRLRSELGLGEFNRFPLTYIMEAADDISYCIADLEDAVEKNIFSVGQLYSYLWREWGEIEKGDFFDKVVRTAYEKMDKAKTFRNPVDYFFMELRVQTVKQLVPHAARRFIDNVQEIYDGTFNHALLEDDSQANRLLEIYKRVAFKQVFNHPEVEELELQGYRVISGLLDIYSPLLDMSLKDFTQLDQEDTHRAYPIETRLLHKISAKHRLAYTNAVVGLEGIPEKAFAVQEFYYRARMLQDYISGMTDLYAYDEYRRLMAAE from the coding sequence ATGTCCGGGATCGATTTTAAAACGAAATTCAATTTTCAGCGTCCTTTCAGTTCGCCCATTGAGGCGCGTGATGAGTACGATGTGGTGCGGCAGTTTGAAAGCGATCGCGGCCGTATCATCAACTCCGCCGCCATCCGCCGCCTGCAACAAAAAACGCAGGTTTTTCCGCTGGAAAAAAACGCCGCCGTCCGCAGCCGCCTGACACACTCAATGGAAGTGCAGCAGGTAGGTCGTCACATCGCCAAAGAGGTGCTGCATCGCCTGCGCCGTCAGGGGAAGTTCGACAGCTACGGTCTGACCGATGTCACCGATCCCTTTGAAAGCGTAGTGGAAATGGCTTGCCTGATGCACGATATCGGCAACCCGCCTTTCGGACATTTCGGTGAATCGGCAATCAACAACTGGTTTGGTAAGCGCATGGATACCGCCAGCTGTGGCCGGGAATATCAGGTGACGGATGCCTGTACCATCGCCTGTCTGCGGCTGGAGAAAAGCGCCGAACCGCTCAATGAGCTGCGCAGTAAAATCCGCCATGATCTGTCAAATTTTGAAGGCAATGCGCAGGCGATCCGTCTGGTGTTTACGCTGCTGAAACTCAATCTGACCTACAGCCAGACCGCCTGTATTCTGAAATACACGCGTCCTGCGTATTCCACTGAAAAATTGCCTTCGCATGATTACCTGATGAAAAAGCCCGGTTTTTATCTGGCCGAGGAGCCGTTTATTCAGCGCCTGCGTAGTGAACTCGGGCTGGGCGAGTTCAACCGTTTTCCGCTAACCTACATTATGGAAGCGGCAGACGACATTTCTTACTGCATCGCCGATTTAGAAGATGCGGTCGAGAAAAACATATTCAGCGTCGGGCAACTGTATAGCTATCTCTGGCGCGAATGGGGCGAGATTGAAAAGGGCGATTTCTTCGATAAAGTAGTTCGCACCGCGTATGAAAAAATGGATAAAGCTAAAACGTTTCGTAATCCGGTGGATTATTTTTTTATGGAATTGCGGGTACAAACGGTTAAGCAACTGGTGCCGCACGCGGCGCGCAGATTCATTGATAATGTGCAGGAAATTTATGACGGCACCTTCAATCATGCTTTGCTGGAAGATGACAGTCAGGCTAATCGCTTGCTGGAAATTTATAAACGCGTGGCCTTCAAACAGGTTTTCAATCATCCGGAAGTCGAAGAGTTGGAATTACAGGGTTATCGCGTAATCAGCGGTTTACTGGATATTTACAGCCCGCTGCTCGATATGTCGCTGAAAGATTTTACCCAGCTCGATCAGGAAGATACGCACCGTGCCTATCCGATTGAAACCCGGCTTTTGCATAAAATTTCGGCCAAACATCGTTTAGCCTACACCAATGCGGTAGTGGGTTTGGAAGGGATACCTGAGAAAGCTTTTGCGGTGCAGGAGTTTTATTATCGCGCAAGAATGTTGCAAGATTATATCAGCGGTATGACGGATTTATACGCTTATGACGAATATCGACGTTTAATGGCGGCTGAATAG
- the degP gene encoding serine endoprotease DegP produces the protein MKKSSLFLSALALSIGMAMAPVSSALAAETASSSTTQLPSLAPMLEKVMPSVVSVNVEGSAPAKTPRMGQQFQQFFGQNSPLCQDGSPFQGSPVCQGGGQDGQPQAPEQKEDFRALGSGVIIDAAKGYVVTNNHVVDNATKISVQLNDGRKFDAKVIGKDPRSDIAVIQLQDAKNLTAIKMADSGQLRVGDYTVAIGNPYGLGETVTSGIVSALGRSGLNIENYENFIQTDAAINRGNSGGALVNLNGELIGLNTAILAPDGGNIGIGFAIPSNMVQNLSKQMIEYGQVKRGELGIMGTELNSELAKAMKVDAQRGAFISQVMPKSAAEKAGIKAGDVILSMNGKPISSFASFRADIGTMPIGTKVTLGLLRDGKPMNVDVTIEQSTQTAKVDSGNIYTGIEGAELSNNAAADKKGVKVDEVKPGSTAARIGLKKGDVILGVNQQKVANLGELRKILDTKPSVLALDILRGDSSIYLLAQ, from the coding sequence ATGAAAAAATCGAGTTTATTCCTGAGCGCCTTAGCGCTAAGTATCGGTATGGCAATGGCCCCGGTTTCTTCTGCACTGGCTGCTGAAACAGCGTCTTCCAGTACAACACAGCTTCCAAGTCTGGCGCCAATGCTGGAAAAAGTCATGCCATCCGTGGTGAGTGTGAACGTTGAAGGCAGCGCCCCGGCTAAAACACCGCGCATGGGACAGCAGTTCCAGCAGTTCTTTGGTCAGAATTCGCCGCTGTGCCAGGACGGTTCGCCGTTCCAGGGCTCACCGGTATGTCAGGGTGGCGGTCAGGATGGTCAGCCACAAGCTCCTGAGCAGAAAGAAGATTTCCGCGCGCTGGGTTCCGGCGTCATCATTGATGCTGCCAAAGGCTATGTGGTTACTAACAACCACGTGGTGGATAATGCCACCAAAATCAGCGTACAGCTGAACGATGGCCGTAAATTTGACGCCAAAGTGATCGGCAAAGATCCGCGTTCTGATATCGCGGTTATCCAGTTGCAGGACGCGAAAAACCTGACGGCGATTAAGATGGCCGATTCCGGTCAGCTGCGCGTTGGTGATTACACAGTCGCTATCGGTAACCCGTACGGTCTGGGTGAAACCGTCACCTCCGGTATCGTGTCGGCGCTGGGTCGTTCCGGCCTGAACATCGAAAACTACGAGAACTTCATCCAGACGGATGCGGCAATCAACCGCGGGAACTCCGGCGGCGCGCTGGTAAACCTCAACGGTGAACTGATCGGCCTGAACACGGCGATTCTGGCACCGGACGGCGGTAACATCGGTATTGGTTTTGCGATCCCAAGCAATATGGTGCAGAACCTGTCCAAACAGATGATCGAATATGGTCAGGTGAAACGTGGTGAACTCGGTATCATGGGTACTGAGCTGAACTCTGAGCTGGCGAAAGCGATGAAAGTGGACGCACAGCGCGGCGCCTTCATCAGCCAGGTTATGCCGAAATCTGCCGCAGAGAAAGCGGGTATCAAGGCCGGTGACGTGATCCTGAGCATGAACGGTAAACCGATCAGCAGCTTTGCGTCCTTCCGTGCGGATATCGGCACCATGCCAATCGGCACCAAAGTGACACTCGGCCTGCTGCGTGACGGCAAACCGATGAACGTTGACGTGACCATTGAGCAGAGCACTCAGACCGCAAAAGTCGATTCCGGCAATATTTATACCGGTATTGAAGGCGCTGAACTGAGCAACAATGCCGCTGCCGATAAGAAAGGCGTGAAAGTCGATGAAGTGAAGCCTGGTTCTACCGCAGCCCGTATCGGCCTGAAAAAAGGCGACGTGATCCTCGGCGTGAACCAGCAGAAAGTCGCTAACCTGGGCGAACTGCGTAAAATCCTCGACACCAAACCGTCGGTGCTGGCGCTGGATATCCTGCGCGGTGACTCTTCGATCTACCTGCTGGCACAGTAA
- a CDS encoding CdaR family transcriptional regulator, which yields MSAYHLDAKLAQQIVARTMQIIDSNVNVMDGRGKIIGSGDDQRLGELHEGALLAISQERIVDIDEGVARHLHGVRPGINLPLRIDGQIVGVIGLTGNPLQLRQYGELVCMTAEMMLEQARLLHMLAQDSRLREELVLNLIRVDELSPALKEWAQRLGIDLNRPRVAAVVEVDSGQLGVDSAMAELQQLQTLLTTPERDNLIAIVSLTEMVVLKPALNSYDRWDPDGHRQRIDHLLSRMTETGRLRVRISLGNFFTGPGSIARSYRTARTTMTVGKQRMPEQRCYFYQDLILPVLLDSLRGGWQADELVRPLARLKATDSNGLLRRTLASWFQNNVQPTATSKALYIHRNTLEYRLNRISELTGLDLGNFDDRLLLYVALQLDNDHG from the coding sequence ATGTCGGCGTACCATCTCGATGCAAAGCTGGCGCAGCAAATTGTTGCCCGCACCATGCAAATTATTGATAGTAATGTGAATGTCATGGATGGCCGGGGGAAAATTATTGGCAGCGGGGACGATCAGCGTCTTGGCGAGTTGCATGAAGGTGCATTGCTGGCGATTTCACAGGAACGCATCGTCGATATCGACGAAGGTGTCGCACGGCATTTGCACGGGGTGCGTCCGGGCATCAACTTACCGCTGCGCATTGACGGCCAGATCGTCGGTGTCATCGGCCTGACCGGCAATCCGTTACAGCTACGCCAGTACGGCGAACTGGTGTGCATGACTGCTGAAATGATGCTTGAACAGGCGCGGTTGCTGCACATGCTGGCGCAGGACAGTCGTCTGCGTGAAGAGCTGGTGCTTAATCTTATACGCGTCGACGAACTCTCTCCGGCGCTGAAAGAGTGGGCGCAGCGTCTGGGAATTGATCTGAATCGCCCGCGCGTGGCAGCGGTGGTGGAAGTGGACAGCGGTCAGTTGGGCGTAGATTCCGCGATGGCGGAGCTGCAACAACTGCAAACGCTGCTTACTACGCCTGAGCGCGATAACCTCATCGCCATTGTTTCCCTGACCGAAATGGTGGTGCTGAAACCGGCGCTTAACAGCTACGATCGCTGGGATCCCGACGGCCATCGTCAGCGTATTGATCACCTGCTTTCGCGGATGACCGAAACTGGCCGTCTGCGGGTGCGTATTTCCCTCGGCAACTTCTTCACCGGCCCCGGCAGTATCGCCCGTTCATACCGTACCGCGCGTACCACCATGACCGTTGGTAAACAGCGGATGCCCGAACAGCGCTGCTACTTCTATCAGGATCTGATCCTGCCTGTACTGCTCGACAGCCTGCGCGGCGGTTGGCAGGCCGACGAACTGGTGCGGCCGCTGGCGCGTTTAAAAGCCACCGACAGCAACGGATTACTTCGCCGCACATTGGCTTCATGGTTCCAGAATAATGTTCAGCCGACGGCGACCTCAAAAGCCTTATATATTCACCGTAATACTCTGGAATACCGCCTCAACAGAATTTCAGAATTAACCGGATTAGATCTTGGCAATTTCGACGATCGCCTGCTGTTATATGTGGCGCTGCAATTGGATAATGACCATGGATAA
- a CDS encoding DUF2931 family protein has translation MVIRSAALILLFSLTACHKIPPQHGRSAPAAEGDWTLPYGKWEFAFLTPEALPATVTHVRIVDTAGYLNSFNTLDGTHSDPNIVGTWSNKSRTGSVYFNKVSHPPQYMIFCWDSIIDMKTYETSLFFPQEVWQKMRVPTGKDMFGNTAWYDTMLFGLAPEGKVRVWLQNSAGGSNYPVPVTDLKTVSGNELTICKGITRHTKGYGYTKTTQEFIKDKTYPYGSW, from the coding sequence GTGGTAATACGAAGTGCCGCGCTGATTTTATTGTTTAGTCTGACCGCGTGTCATAAGATACCTCCGCAACATGGCCGCTCAGCCCCGGCTGCTGAGGGGGATTGGACGCTTCCTTACGGAAAATGGGAATTTGCTTTTCTGACACCTGAAGCATTGCCAGCCACGGTAACCCATGTACGGATTGTCGATACCGCCGGGTACCTGAACAGTTTTAATACCTTGGATGGTACACATAGCGACCCTAATATTGTTGGAACCTGGAGTAATAAGAGTCGAACTGGCTCGGTGTATTTCAATAAAGTCAGTCACCCTCCGCAGTATATGATTTTCTGCTGGGACTCGATTATTGATATGAAGACTTACGAAACCAGCCTGTTTTTCCCGCAGGAGGTCTGGCAGAAAATGCGTGTCCCGACTGGCAAGGATATGTTCGGCAATACGGCATGGTATGACACGATGTTGTTTGGTCTAGCCCCCGAAGGCAAAGTCAGAGTCTGGTTACAGAACAGCGCAGGTGGTTCTAATTATCCTGTACCAGTAACAGACTTGAAAACCGTCTCAGGGAATGAACTGACCATCTGCAAAGGAATTACACGACACACTAAAGGATATGGGTATACAAAAACAACGCAAGAATTTATCAAAGATAAAACCTACCCATACGGATCGTGGTAA
- a CDS encoding DUF2931 family protein, whose translation MENKAWTGNSVAIRSAALILLFSLTACHKTPPQHGRSAPAVEGDWTLPYGKWGFAFFTPLALPATVTHVRIVDTAGYLNTFNMLDSVQDNPYSVGKWFDKVQRGANFNKVSHHPQYMIFCWDSIIDMKTYETSLFFPQEVWQKMRIPTGKDMFGNIAWYDTMLFGLAPEGKVRVWLQNSAGGSNYPVPVTDLKTVSGDKLSICKGITKHPDGYVYYGDTPDFIKGKVYPYGSW comes from the coding sequence ATGGAAAATAAAGCATGGACGGGAAATAGCGTGGCAATACGAAGTGCCGCGCTGATTTTATTGTTTAGTCTGACCGCGTGTCATAAGACACCTCCGCAACATGGCCGCTCAGCCCCGGCTGTCGAGGGAGATTGGACGCTTCCTTACGGAAAATGGGGATTTGCCTTTTTCACTCCTTTGGCACTGCCAGCGACGGTAACCCATGTTCGAATAGTTGATACCGCCGGTTATCTCAATACTTTTAATATGTTGGATAGCGTACAGGATAATCCTTACAGCGTGGGGAAATGGTTCGATAAAGTTCAGCGTGGTGCAAATTTCAATAAAGTTAGTCACCATCCGCAGTATATGATTTTCTGCTGGGACTCGATTATTGACATGAAGACTTACGAAACCAGTCTGTTTTTCCCGCAGGAGGTCTGGCAGAAAATGCGCATCCCCACTGGCAAGGATATGTTCGGGAATATAGCGTGGTATGACACGATGTTATTTGGGCTGGCACCCGAGGGAAAAGTCAGAGTCTGGTTACAGAACAGCGCAGGCGGTTCTAATTATCCTGTACCAGTAACAGACCTGAAAACAGTTTCTGGTGATAAGTTAAGTATTTGCAAGGGGATTACGAAACATCCTGATGGCTATGTTTATTACGGTGATACCCCTGACTTTATAAAAGGCAAAGTCTATCCCTATGGTTCCTGGTGA
- a CDS encoding DUF2931 family protein, with the protein MVVKQTIGLIILLSLTACNKTPLQHGRSATAVEGDWTLPYGKWEFAFLTPEALPATVTHVRIVDTAGYLNSFNTLDGTHSDPNIVGTWSNKSRTGSVYFNKVSHPPQYMIFCWDSIIDMKTYETSLFFPQEVWRKMKTPANYKARSGSTVWYKTMLFGLAPEGKVRVWLQDVGNHPNYPVPVTDLKTVSGDKLSICKGITKHPDGYIYYGDTPDFIKGKVYPYGSW; encoded by the coding sequence ATGGTAGTAAAACAAACTATCGGACTGATTATATTATTGAGTCTGACCGCGTGTAATAAGACACCTCTGCAACATGGCCGCTCAGCAACGGCTGTTGAGGGAGATTGGACGCTTCCTTACGGAAAATGGGAATTTGCTTTTCTGACACCTGAAGCATTGCCAGCCACGGTAACCCATGTACGGATTGTCGATACCGCCGGATACCTGAACAGTTTTAATACTTTGGATGGTACACATAGCGACCCTAATATTGTTGGAACCTGGAGTAATAAGAGTCGAACTGGCTCGGTGTATTTCAATAAAGTCAGTCACCCTCCGCAGTATATGATTTTCTGCTGGGACTCGATTATTGATATGAAGACTTACGAAACCAGTCTGTTTTTCCCTCAGGAGGTCTGGAGGAAAATGAAAACTCCCGCCAATTACAAGGCTCGTTCAGGAAGTACTGTCTGGTACAAAACAATGCTATTTGGCCTGGCACCTGAAGGAAAAGTCAGAGTCTGGCTGCAAGATGTCGGTAATCACCCCAATTATCCTGTACCAGTAACAGACCTCAAAACAGTTTCTGGTGATAAGTTAAGTATTTGCAAGGGAATTACGAAACATCCTGATGGCTATATTTATTACGGTGATACCCCTGACTTTATAAAAGGCAAAGTCTATCCCTATGGTTCCTGGTGA
- a CDS encoding DUF2931 family protein: MEEKAMVVKQIIGLILLLSLTACQVKEQQNITSSQEESMKWTMPYGDWNFEFFNPNALPTLVTYVRIVDYAGNILTYNNVDITEYDPESQGHWSNLFRSSQLAYFNKVRLSSQYMIFCWDSIIDMKTYETSLFFPQEVWRKMKTPASYKARSGNTVWYKTMLFGLAPEGKVRVWLQDVGNHPNYPVPVTDLKTVSGNELTICKGITRHTKGYGYTKTTQEFIKDKTYPYGSW; this comes from the coding sequence ATGGAAGAAAAAGCTATGGTAGTAAAACAAATTATCGGACTGATTTTATTATTGAGTCTGACCGCGTGTCAGGTAAAAGAACAGCAAAATATTACTTCTTCACAAGAAGAAAGTATGAAATGGACTATGCCTTATGGCGACTGGAATTTTGAATTTTTCAATCCCAATGCGCTTCCAACCTTGGTGACTTACGTACGGATAGTAGATTATGCTGGCAATATCCTCACATACAACAACGTTGATATTACCGAGTATGATCCTGAAAGCCAGGGCCATTGGAGCAATTTATTTAGAAGTTCACAACTAGCTTATTTTAACAAGGTCAGACTTAGCTCGCAGTATATGATTTTCTGCTGGGACTCGATTATTGACATGAAGACTTACGAAACCAGTCTGTTTTTCCCGCAGGAGGTCTGGAGGAAAATGAAAACTCCCGCCAGTTACAAGGCTCGTTCAGGAAATACTGTCTGGTACAAAACAATGCTATTTGGCCTGGCACCTGAAGGAAAAGTCAGAGTCTGGCTGCAAGATGTCGGTAATCACCCCAATTATCCTGTACCAGTAACAGACCTGAAAACCGTCTCAGGGAATGAACTGACCATCTGCAAAGGAATTACACGACACACTAAAGGATATGGGTATACAAAAACAACTCAAGAATTTATCAAAGATAAAACCTACCCATACGGATCATGGTGA
- a CDS encoding DUF2931 family protein — MVVKQTIGLILFFSLTACHKTPPQHGRSAPAVEGDWTLPYGKWEFAFFTPKLLPAIVTHVRIVDTAGYLNSFHTLDSTQDNPYSVETWSDKVRRSSIHFNKVSHPPQYMIFCWDSIIDMKTYETSLFFPPEVWQKMRVPTGKDMFGNTAWYDTMLFGLAPEGKVRVWLQNSAGGSNYPVPVTDLKTVSGEELTVCRGITKSDFSYGYDQDIKDFIKGKTYPYGSW, encoded by the coding sequence ATGGTAGTAAAACAAACTATTGGACTGATTTTATTTTTTAGTCTGACCGCGTGTCATAAGACACCTCCGCAACATGGCCGCTCAGCCCCGGCTGTTGAGGGGGACTGGACGCTTCCTTACGGAAAATGGGAATTTGCTTTCTTTACTCCCAAATTACTTCCGGCAATAGTCACGCATGTACGGATTGTCGATACCGCCGGATACCTGAACAGTTTTCATACTCTGGACAGCACACAAGACAACCCGTATAGCGTTGAAACATGGAGCGATAAGGTCAGAAGATCTTCAATCCACTTCAATAAAGTCAGTCACCCTCCGCAATATATGATTTTCTGCTGGGACTCGATTATTGATATGAAGACTTACGAAACTAGTCTCTTTTTCCCGCCGGAGGTCTGGCAGAAAATGCGTGTCCCGACTGGCAAGGATATGTTCGGCAATACGGCATGGTATGACACGATGTTGTTTGGTCTAGCCCCCGAAGGCAAAGTCAGAGTCTGGTTACAGAACAGCGCAGGTGGTTCCAATTACCCTGTGCCAGTAACAGATCTTAAAACCGTGTCAGGGGAAGAGTTGACTGTTTGCAGAGGGATTACCAAAAGTGATTTTTCCTATGGATACGATCAGGACATTAAAGATTTCATCAAAGGAAAAACCTATCCATACGGATCATGGTGA
- a CDS encoding type VI secretion protein: protein MAKGYFLRIGDKTTCGGEILSGSATLRFHGTPGARAGDKVSCGKYPGIFNIVGGLPKRRNEGLLLAGTLHSVSSCPCRSTFIHTIENGYEKRAVINPYTTGLESQIPDSPDDEGEPKQHAQSARRHKHSPNETPLFTDKSIPAQSDEQPDEPKCEITLTLGVFFDGTGNNAVNTENMLKACSSEHFNLSDKDAKTILIQCGRNKMGISGFGAGSYTGYYTNVHWLNTLYKVDLPAESGAAQQAIYVEGIGTKAGSPDNSIGLGLGVSDTGVIAKTDEATVDLIPGIQQGLFTINDMLGGKSFLIKNIQFDIFGFSRGAAAARHFANRIFSKDSAVVAAISKGLGNVEYHGTPEGKTRFLGIFDTVAAIGTPANGLNPHTADTGDVNIVLRPGVADKVFHITAQNECRYNFALNSVKPAWPELALPGVHSDIGGGYLPLECENLFMTRPRVETVPFTRPGEQTQVFQQTVHEQAVLNLAPTIAPVMRTNKFSIETWYDERMPQDRYGNFQKRSFAALVMRDRVVKNDWSKVVLRVMLDAAQEAGAIFEPIRETNTELQIPLELTSFCTQAIALGKATRSGPTPQGFTTDEIDQIAKNYIHCSSNWDAVVTDASGGIEGGTSAAEIIFTGRPDENWRRSEYNMYGKKLW, encoded by the coding sequence ATGGCAAAGGGATATTTTCTTCGAATCGGTGATAAGACTACCTGTGGCGGCGAGATACTCAGCGGTAGTGCAACATTACGTTTTCACGGCACACCCGGAGCGCGGGCTGGCGATAAGGTGAGCTGTGGTAAATATCCCGGTATATTTAACATTGTTGGTGGTTTGCCCAAACGACGTAACGAGGGCTTATTACTGGCCGGTACGCTGCATAGCGTCAGTTCTTGTCCCTGCCGGTCAACCTTTATACATACCATTGAAAATGGCTATGAAAAAAGAGCCGTGATTAATCCGTATACAACGGGTTTAGAGAGTCAGATACCGGACAGCCCGGATGATGAAGGGGAGCCGAAGCAACATGCTCAGTCCGCGAGGCGGCATAAACACTCACCCAACGAGACACCTCTCTTTACTGATAAGAGTATTCCCGCTCAATCTGACGAACAACCTGATGAACCTAAATGCGAAATTACGCTGACTCTGGGCGTATTTTTTGACGGCACCGGGAACAATGCCGTTAATACCGAGAATATGCTGAAAGCCTGTAGCAGTGAGCATTTCAACTTAAGCGATAAAGACGCCAAAACAATTCTGATTCAGTGCGGGCGAAACAAGATGGGCATATCAGGCTTTGGCGCAGGCAGCTATACCGGGTATTACACCAATGTGCATTGGTTGAATACGTTATATAAGGTCGATCTCCCCGCGGAATCTGGCGCAGCTCAGCAGGCGATTTATGTTGAAGGTATTGGTACCAAAGCCGGTAGCCCGGACAATTCGATCGGCCTTGGTCTGGGGGTTTCTGATACCGGTGTTATCGCTAAAACAGATGAGGCGACTGTTGATCTTATTCCAGGAATACAGCAAGGACTTTTCACCATAAATGATATGCTTGGAGGTAAATCATTTTTAATTAAAAACATACAGTTTGATATTTTTGGCTTTAGTCGCGGCGCCGCTGCCGCCAGGCACTTTGCCAACCGGATATTCTCCAAGGATAGCGCAGTAGTCGCTGCGATAAGTAAAGGACTTGGTAATGTGGAATATCACGGCACACCGGAAGGGAAAACCCGCTTTTTAGGTATTTTTGACACCGTCGCCGCTATTGGTACCCCCGCAAACGGGCTTAACCCCCATACGGCGGACACCGGCGATGTAAACATTGTTTTGCGCCCCGGCGTGGCAGACAAAGTTTTCCATATTACTGCGCAGAACGAATGCCGCTATAACTTCGCACTTAACAGCGTTAAACCTGCCTGGCCCGAACTGGCACTGCCCGGTGTGCACTCTGATATCGGTGGCGGCTATCTTCCACTGGAGTGTGAGAATCTCTTTATGACTCGCCCGCGGGTTGAAACTGTTCCCTTCACAAGGCCCGGCGAGCAAACCCAGGTATTCCAACAAACGGTGCATGAACAGGCAGTGCTGAATCTGGCACCGACGATTGCCCCCGTAATGCGTACCAATAAATTTTCAATCGAAACATGGTACGACGAACGGATGCCGCAGGATCGATACGGTAACTTTCAGAAGCGCAGTTTTGCGGCACTGGTGATGCGGGACAGAGTCGTTAAAAATGACTGGTCGAAGGTAGTGCTACGGGTAATGCTGGATGCGGCACAAGAGGCGGGTGCTATTTTTGAACCAATCCGCGAAACAAATACTGAATTACAGATCCCTCTTGAACTTACCTCATTTTGCACTCAGGCCATCGCCCTTGGTAAAGCAACCCGTTCCGGGCCAACGCCCCAAGGTTTCACCACTGATGAAATTGACCAGATAGCCAAAAACTATATTCATTGTTCATCGAACTGGGACGCAGTAGTCACAGATGCCAGCGGGGGCATTGAAGGAGGAACATCTGCCGCAGAAATCATTTTCACCGGACGCCCGGATGAAAACTGGCGACGCTCTGAATACAACATGTATGGGAAAAAACTATGGTAG
- a CDS encoding MFS transporter, with amino-acid sequence METLVSSASAVKKRTNARYWIVVMLFIVTSFNYGDRATLSIAGSAMAKDIGLDSVGMGYIFSAFSWAYVIGQIPGGWLLDKFGSKKVYFYSIFIWSLFTLLQGFVDVFSGFGIVVSLFALRFLVGLAEAPSFPGNSRIVAAWFPAQERGTAVSIFNSAQYFATVIFAPIMGWLTHEVGWSHVFFFMGGLGIILSFIWLKVIHDPKDHPGVNQAELDYMEAGGALINMDQKTTKKAGVKGEKLFQIKQLMKSRMMIGIYIGQYCINALTYFFITWFPVYLVQARGMSILKAGMVASVPAICGFLGGVLGGIISDWLMRRTHNLTLSRKAPIVIGMLLSMSMIACNYVDTEWMVVGIMAFAFFGKGLGALGWAVMADTAPKEISGLSGGLFNMFGNVSGIVTPIAIGYIIGTTGSFNGALIYVGIHALLAVVSYVFIVGKIERIQLRPF; translated from the coding sequence ATGGAAACTCTCGTTTCATCAGCCAGTGCCGTGAAAAAAAGAACTAACGCGCGCTACTGGATAGTGGTGATGTTATTTATCGTCACCTCCTTTAATTACGGCGACCGTGCGACATTATCGATTGCCGGTTCGGCAATGGCGAAAGATATTGGTCTGGATTCGGTCGGGATGGGATATATTTTCTCGGCATTTTCGTGGGCCTATGTAATAGGACAAATACCCGGCGGCTGGTTGCTGGATAAATTCGGGTCTAAAAAAGTTTATTTCTACAGTATTTTCATCTGGTCTTTATTCACCTTGCTGCAAGGCTTTGTCGATGTGTTCAGCGGCTTTGGCATTGTGGTCTCGCTGTTCGCGTTACGCTTTCTGGTCGGGCTGGCTGAAGCACCTTCTTTTCCGGGCAATAGCCGTATCGTCGCCGCGTGGTTCCCGGCGCAGGAACGTGGCACCGCCGTTTCGATTTTTAACTCCGCGCAGTACTTCGCCACGGTGATCTTCGCACCGATCATGGGCTGGCTGACCCACGAAGTGGGCTGGTCACACGTCTTCTTCTTCATGGGCGGTCTGGGGATCATTTTGAGTTTCATCTGGCTGAAAGTGATCCACGATCCCAAAGATCATCCCGGCGTGAATCAGGCAGAGCTTGATTATATGGAAGCGGGCGGTGCGCTGATCAATATGGATCAGAAGACGACCAAAAAAGCGGGCGTCAAAGGTGAAAAACTCTTCCAGATTAAACAATTAATGAAATCCCGCATGATGATTGGCATCTATATCGGCCAGTACTGCATCAATGCGCTGACGTATTTTTTCATCACCTGGTTTCCGGTTTATCTGGTGCAGGCGCGCGGCATGTCGATCCTCAAAGCGGGGATGGTGGCGTCGGTGCCGGCAATCTGCGGATTCCTCGGCGGCGTGCTGGGCGGGATCATTTCCGACTGGCTGATGCGCAGAACCCATAACCTCACGCTTTCACGCAAAGCACCGATCGTCATCGGGATGTTACTGTCGATGTCGATGATTGCCTGTAACTACGTCGACACCGAATGGATGGTGGTTGGCATCATGGCATTCGCTTTCTTTGGCAAGGGCCTCGGCGCGCTGGGCTGGGCGGTGATGGCAGATACAGCACCGAAAGAAATCAGCGGGCTGAGTGGCGGACTTTTCAACATGTTCGGCAATGTCTCCGGCATCGTCACCCCTATCGCTATCGGCTATATCATTGGTACCACCGGTTCCTTTAACGGCGCGCTGATTTACGTCGGGATCCACGCGCTGCTGGCGGTCGTCAGCTATGTGTTTATCGTCGGCAAAATTGAACGCATCCAGTTACGTCCGTTCTGA